The following proteins are encoded in a genomic region of Alphaproteobacteria bacterium:
- the phaR gene encoding polyhydroxyalkanoate synthesis repressor PhaR, whose translation MTAETSHPEKHTEKKPNVTIKKYANRRLYNTATSSYVTLDHLSQMVKDGIDFNVYDAKSGEDLTRGVLTQIIVEEENKDGQNLLPVNFLRQLIGFYGNNMQWLVPKYLDFSMQSLSQNQERFREYMQNAFGGVFPFGTLEEIGKQNMAMFERTMHIFSPFGEGAKQAQQMMQQSAEQQMQALQTQLVTLQKQLTDIGKNKP comes from the coding sequence ATGACCGCCGAAACTTCGCACCCGGAAAAGCATACGGAAAAAAAGCCTAACGTCACGATCAAGAAATACGCAAACCGGCGGCTTTATAACACGGCGACCAGTTCCTATGTAACGCTCGACCATCTGTCGCAAATGGTCAAAGACGGCATCGATTTCAACGTCTATGACGCGAAAAGCGGCGAAGACCTGACCCGCGGCGTGCTGACCCAAATCATCGTCGAAGAGGAAAACAAGGACGGGCAGAATCTCCTGCCGGTCAATTTCCTGCGCCAGCTCATCGGCTTTTACGGCAATAATATGCAATGGCTGGTGCCGAAATATCTGGATTTCAGCATGCAAAGCCTGTCGCAGAATCAGGAGCGGTTTCGCGAATATATGCAGAACGCCTTCGGCGGCGTTTTCCCGTTCGGCACGCTCGAGGAAATCGGCAAGCAGAATATGGCCATGTTCGAGCGCACCATGCATATATTCAGCCCCTTCGGCGAAGGCGCAAAACAGGCGCAGCAAATGATGCAGCAATCGGCGGAACAGCAGATGCAGGCGCTGCAAACCCAGCTCGTCACGCTGCAAAAACAGCTTACCGATATCGGCAAGAACAAGCCCTGA
- a CDS encoding alpha/beta fold hydrolase yields the protein MQQKTQHQPPPRIPKKPKRRGPEPLALHLALAGRMWLNWPELWLRLRHKSPGSSGNWNEKLSQRAASLQNSAAKLNPDRLAAALALEGINRYRHYLDGVTAYCRQDGTRDLPDCSIIAQEGTTKLLDYGCKNAAPIVLVIPSFINRYHVLDLDQDRSFLRWLRDQGIRPILVDWAVPGKIEAGMTVADYVARLQKMLQHARQIAGGEKIHLLGHCIGGTLALALAAANPDAFRSIILLSTPWDFHRGNTALGKNAAELWKNIAPNWPQHEPIPASFIQALFTVLQPAEVTEKFRKLGMNPQRDPAKMRRFTLVEDWLNDGVPVVRAVAAEIIEDWYGANLPGKGKWRVGDIAVKPRKIRAPVLVAVPDHDRIVPPASAAALAGQLPNAQEWHVPLGHIGMIVSGRARKLVWQPVADWIKNHHKDTAA from the coding sequence ATGCAGCAAAAAACTCAGCACCAGCCGCCGCCGCGAATTCCAAAAAAGCCAAAGCGCCGGGGGCCGGAGCCGCTGGCGCTGCATCTGGCGCTGGCGGGCAGGATGTGGCTCAACTGGCCGGAGCTGTGGCTGCGCTTGCGGCACAAGTCGCCCGGCTCGAGCGGCAATTGGAACGAAAAGTTAAGCCAGCGCGCCGCCAGCCTGCAAAACAGCGCAGCAAAACTAAACCCCGATAGGCTGGCCGCCGCCCTGGCGCTCGAAGGCATCAATCGATACCGGCATTATCTCGATGGCGTAACGGCCTATTGCCGGCAAGACGGGACACGCGATCTTCCCGATTGCAGCATTATCGCCCAAGAGGGCACCACGAAGCTCCTCGATTACGGATGCAAAAATGCTGCGCCCATTGTCCTGGTCATCCCTTCTTTCATTAACCGTTACCATGTGCTCGATCTCGATCAGGATCGCTCCTTTTTGCGCTGGCTGAGGGATCAAGGCATAAGACCTATTCTTGTCGACTGGGCCGTGCCGGGCAAGATCGAAGCCGGGATGACCGTGGCTGATTATGTCGCCCGGCTGCAAAAAATGCTGCAGCACGCCCGCCAAATCGCCGGTGGAGAAAAAATTCATCTTTTAGGCCATTGCATCGGGGGGACGCTGGCGCTGGCGCTGGCCGCAGCAAATCCGGATGCGTTCCGCAGCATAATCCTGCTCTCTACGCCGTGGGATTTCCATCGGGGCAATACCGCGCTCGGCAAAAATGCCGCTGAACTCTGGAAAAATATTGCACCGAACTGGCCGCAGCATGAACCAATCCCGGCTTCGTTCATCCAGGCGCTTTTCACCGTGCTGCAGCCCGCCGAGGTGACGGAGAAGTTCCGCAAGCTCGGCATGAATCCGCAGCGCGATCCGGCCAAAATGCGCCGCTTCACGCTGGTCGAGGACTGGCTGAATGACGGCGTGCCGGTCGTCCGCGCGGTGGCGGCGGAGATCATCGAAGATTGGTATGGGGCTAATTTGCCCGGCAAGGGGAAATGGCGGGTCGGGGATATTGCCGTGAAGCCGCGCAAGATCAGGGCCCCGGTTCTTGTCGCCGTCCCGGATCATGACCGCATCGTGCCTCCGGCATCCGCCGCCGCTCTTGCCGGACAATTGCCGAACGCGCAAGAATGGCATGTGCCGCTCGGCCATATCGGCATGATCGTCAGCGGCCGCGCCCGCAAACTGGTCTGGCAGCCGGTGGCGGATTGGATTAAGAATCATCATAAGGACACCGCAGCATGA
- the bioB gene encoding biotin synthase BioB → MNAQTTAIRQVPSASAKDIRHDWTVAEIEELLQAPLLDLLHRAQTIHRIYQDDSVQLASLLSIKTGGCPENCAYCPQSAHHGKDVDLAKQSMMDAGDVLAKARIAKDAGASRFCMGAAWREVRDGKDFDAVLAMVRGVRELGMEACVTLGMLQPHQARQLAEAGLTAYNHNLDTSPEFYGEIITTRTYDDRLETLGHVRAAGIDVCCGGIVGMGEQVTDRAHMLQILAAMNPHPESVPVNALVAVKGTPLEDRPPLDPLELARMCAAARIAMPMARVRLSAGRAELSREAQALCFMAGANSIFYGEKLLTTANNDAEDDRQLLRDLGLRIAAPAACQA, encoded by the coding sequence ATGAACGCCCAGACAACCGCCATCCGCCAAGTTCCGTCCGCCTCCGCGAAGGACATCCGCCATGACTGGACGGTCGCGGAAATCGAGGAATTGCTGCAAGCGCCGCTGCTGGATTTGCTGCACCGGGCGCAGACCATCCATCGCATTTATCAGGACGATAGCGTCCAATTGGCCAGTCTTTTATCCATAAAAACAGGTGGTTGCCCTGAAAATTGTGCCTATTGCCCGCAGAGTGCCCATCACGGCAAGGATGTCGATCTCGCCAAGCAATCCATGATGGATGCCGGGGACGTGCTGGCGAAGGCGCGGATCGCCAAGGACGCGGGCGCGTCGCGTTTCTGCATGGGCGCGGCCTGGCGCGAGGTGCGCGACGGCAAGGATTTCGACGCGGTGCTGGCGATGGTGCGGGGTGTGCGCGAGCTCGGCATGGAAGCCTGCGTCACGCTCGGCATGCTGCAGCCGCATCAGGCTCGCCAGCTCGCTGAAGCGGGACTGACGGCCTATAATCATAACCTCGATACCAGCCCGGAATTCTACGGCGAGATCATCACCACCCGCACCTATGACGACCGGTTGGAAACGCTCGGCCATGTCCGCGCGGCGGGGATCGATGTTTGCTGCGGCGGCATCGTCGGCATGGGCGAGCAGGTCACCGACCGCGCCCATATGCTGCAAATCCTGGCCGCCATGAACCCCCATCCCGAAAGCGTGCCGGTCAACGCGCTGGTGGCGGTGAAAGGCACGCCGCTGGAAGACCGTCCGCCGCTCGATCCGCTGGAACTGGCGCGGATGTGCGCCGCCGCCCGCATCGCCATGCCTATGGCGCGAGTGCGCCTCTCGGCGGGCCGCGCCGAACTGAGCCGCGAGGCCCAGGCGCTTTGCTTCATGGCCGGGGCGAACTCGATCTTTTACGGCGAAAAGCTTCTGACCACGGCCAATAACGACGCCGAAGACGACCGGCAATTGCTGCGGGATTTGGGGCTGCGGATCGCCGCTCCTGCGGCCTGTCAGGCCTGA
- a CDS encoding M3 family metallopeptidase: MDNPVLDFFDRQLMRPDLAAIRPEHFPPALDAILKRTQQAADKIAAQTAPADFENTILPLDTLFRETTDLKGLLLYFSQNAGTPEISKNKEQADKAVANLEKSVFQDPKLIARFEQACAQIPPDMNPAMATALRQSFEDGGALLENPQDKIKLQTLDNRLIALSAEWKDNWIQGTEQQAVHITDEARLAGLSDTAKSSFAAAAAKRGKPGWLIVPDRFTVDGVLEAADDPALRREVYEAIERVGKVPPFDNGPVLGQIRQARHERAVLLGYAHHADYARTRNAYTDLGEIREILGDIADKALPKFEDDMRELQSFAAAQQDGPAKLEPWDVSYWAGKQKKELFGFDAQAFAEHLELNNVLNGVFRHYGNLLGVSFKRSLTTAKLHDDIRTYEVLDQTGNHLADINVDLHPRTGQDDAQKDGSAWADYIIRQDKGRPEAVTLNTNVAKNSHGKTCLGGMDDVETIAHELGHGLHAILSNKAGSYTLHALKGPSDCNEFFSTVNEYFMRERETLAGFGIPDAMLDAREKAQNHFRSRTILSYMQNALTDLAFHAEPPKPGDSMESIERAARMDSPHAAHLRPFSLHRFYHLFMDSPSKYAAGYCNYVLADMQAAHGFEPFRQQGYDPENCRKMRAFYEGGAGSGHQERYAAFRGEKAAPDAMLRYSGIISPTEPVRPGSSTRPALQRKLQA, from the coding sequence ATGGATAATCCCGTCCTGGATTTTTTTGACCGGCAGTTAATGCGCCCCGACTTGGCGGCGATCAGGCCGGAGCATTTTCCGCCCGCGCTTGACGCTATTTTGAAACGGACGCAACAAGCCGCGGACAAGATTGCCGCGCAAACCGCGCCCGCGGATTTCGAAAACACCATCCTGCCGCTCGATACGCTTTTTCGCGAGACGACCGATCTCAAGGGTCTTTTGCTATATTTCTCCCAAAATGCCGGAACGCCGGAAATCTCCAAGAACAAGGAACAGGCCGACAAGGCTGTCGCCAATCTGGAAAAATCGGTTTTTCAAGACCCGAAGCTGATCGCGCGCTTCGAGCAGGCCTGTGCGCAGATTCCACCGGATATGAATCCCGCGATGGCGACGGCGTTGCGTCAAAGTTTCGAGGATGGCGGCGCGCTCCTGGAGAATCCGCAAGACAAAATAAAGCTCCAGACTCTCGACAACCGGCTGATCGCTTTGAGCGCCGAATGGAAAGATAATTGGATTCAAGGCACGGAGCAGCAAGCTGTTCATATCACCGACGAAGCGCGGCTTGCCGGACTGAGCGACACGGCGAAGTCCAGTTTCGCGGCTGCCGCCGCCAAACGCGGCAAACCGGGATGGCTGATCGTGCCGGACCGTTTCACGGTCGATGGCGTGCTTGAAGCGGCGGATGATCCCGCGCTGCGCCGGGAAGTCTATGAAGCCATCGAGCGCGTCGGCAAGGTTCCGCCTTTCGATAACGGCCCCGTGCTCGGCCAGATCAGGCAGGCGCGGCATGAGCGGGCGGTTCTCCTCGGCTACGCGCATCATGCGGACTACGCCCGGACGCGCAACGCCTATACCGACCTGGGAGAAATCCGCGAGATTCTCGGCGACATCGCCGATAAGGCGCTGCCGAAATTCGAGGACGACATGCGCGAGCTACAGTCCTTTGCCGCCGCGCAGCAGGACGGGCCGGCAAAACTGGAGCCGTGGGACGTTTCCTATTGGGCGGGAAAGCAGAAGAAGGAGCTTTTCGGCTTCGACGCGCAGGCCTTTGCGGAACATCTCGAATTAAACAATGTGCTGAACGGCGTCTTCCGGCATTACGGCAATCTGCTCGGCGTGAGCTTCAAGCGCTCGCTGACAACGGCGAAGTTGCATGACGATATCCGCACCTATGAGGTTTTGGACCAGACCGGCAACCATCTCGCCGATATCAATGTCGATCTCCATCCCCGCACCGGGCAGGATGACGCGCAGAAGGACGGCAGCGCCTGGGCGGATTATATCATTCGACAGGACAAAGGCAGGCCCGAAGCCGTCACCCTGAACACCAATGTCGCCAAGAACAGCCATGGCAAGACCTGCCTTGGCGGCATGGACGATGTAGAGACCATCGCGCACGAGCTTGGCCATGGGCTGCATGCGATCCTGAGCAACAAAGCCGGGTCTTATACGCTCCATGCGCTGAAAGGCCCTTCCGACTGCAACGAGTTTTTTTCGACCGTCAACGAATATTTCATGCGCGAGCGTGAGACGCTGGCCGGTTTCGGCATTCCCGACGCCATGCTGGACGCGCGGGAAAAAGCGCAGAACCATTTCCGGTCGCGCACGATCCTTTCCTATATGCAGAACGCGCTGACCGATCTTGCCTTTCATGCCGAGCCGCCTAAGCCTGGCGACAGCATGGAGTCCATCGAGCGCGCGGCCCGCATGGACAGCCCCCATGCCGCGCATCTGCGGCCTTTTTCGCTGCACCGCTTCTATCACCTGTTCATGGACTCGCCGAGCAAATACGCGGCGGGATATTGCAACTATGTGCTCGCCGACATGCAGGCGGCTCACGGCTTCGAGCCGTTTCGCCAGCAAGGCTACGACCCGGAAAATTGCCGGAAAATGCGCGCTTTCTATGAAGGCGGCGCGGGCAGCGGCCATCAGGAGCGCTATGCTGCTTTTCGCGGCGAAAAGGCGGCGCCGGACGCCATGCTGCGCTATAGCGGCATCATTTCGCCGACCGAGCCGGTACGGCCCGGTTCTTCAACACGGCCCGCGCTGCAAAGAAAGCTTCAGGCCTGA
- the acs gene encoding acetate--CoA ligase: MTENPAIPVPPALAASAHIDRDRYETMYEKSISDPDKFWGEQGGHLDWIKPYTKVKNTSFDGDVSIKWFEDGVLNVAANCIDRHLPQRAGQPALIWEGDDPGQHAVITYTELAGHVCRLANVLKSRGVKKGDRVAIYLPMIPSAVYAMLACARIGAVHSVVFGGFSPDSLKDRILDCGAKLLITADEGVRGGKTVPLKANADLALAGCPDVRDVIVVRRTGGQVGWVPGRDHGYHELMAAASSDCPPEPMGAEDPLFILYTSGSTGKPKGVLHTSAGYLLYAALTHKWVFDYRDGEVYWCTADVGWVTGHSYCVYGPLANGATTLIFEGVPNYPDPSRFWQVVDKHRVNIFYTAPTAIRALMREGEEWVTCCDRSSLRILASVGEPINPEAWLWYWRVVGGERCPVIDTWWQTETGGHLIAPLPGATALTPGSATLPLFGIKPVIVDNEGNKLTGACEGNLCIADSWPGQMRTLFGDHERFKQAYFSSFKGLYFTGDGCRRDHDGYYWITGRVDDVINVAGHRLGTAEIESAFVAHPKVAEAAVTGFPHDIKGQGIYAYVTLKNGVEPGDDLKKELTAWVRKQIGPIATPDHIQWAPGLPKTRSGKIMRRILRKIAAKETDNLGDISTLADPAVVAELIRGRE, encoded by the coding sequence ATGACCGAAAATCCAGCCATCCCCGTTCCCCCCGCTCTCGCCGCGTCGGCGCATATCGACCGCGACCGGTATGAGACGATGTATGAAAAGTCGATCAGCGATCCCGATAAATTTTGGGGCGAGCAGGGCGGGCATCTCGACTGGATCAAGCCCTATACCAAGGTCAAGAATACGTCTTTCGACGGCGACGTGAGCATCAAATGGTTCGAGGATGGGGTGCTGAATGTCGCCGCCAACTGCATCGACCGGCATCTGCCACAGCGCGCCGGCCAGCCGGCGCTGATATGGGAGGGCGACGATCCCGGCCAGCATGCCGTCATCACCTATACCGAGCTTGCCGGCCATGTCTGCCGCCTCGCCAATGTGCTGAAATCGCGCGGCGTGAAAAAGGGCGACCGGGTGGCGATCTATCTGCCGATGATCCCGTCGGCGGTCTACGCGATGCTGGCCTGCGCCCGGATCGGCGCGGTTCATTCGGTGGTGTTCGGCGGGTTTTCTCCCGACAGCCTGAAAGACCGGATTCTTGATTGCGGCGCGAAGCTGCTGATCACCGCCGACGAAGGCGTGCGCGGCGGCAAGACCGTGCCGTTGAAAGCCAACGCCGATCTGGCGCTTGCGGGCTGTCCCGACGTGCGCGACGTGATCGTCGTGCGCCGGACGGGCGGCCAGGTCGGCTGGGTTCCGGGACGCGATCATGGGTATCACGAGCTTATGGCGGCGGCGTCGTCCGATTGCCCGCCGGAGCCGATGGGTGCGGAAGACCCGTTATTCATTCTCTATACGTCCGGCTCCACGGGAAAGCCCAAGGGAGTTTTGCATACCAGTGCCGGTTATCTTCTCTATGCCGCGCTGACCCACAAATGGGTGTTCGATTACCGGGACGGCGAGGTTTATTGGTGCACGGCGGATGTCGGCTGGGTGACGGGGCACAGCTATTGCGTCTATGGGCCGCTGGCGAACGGCGCGACGACGCTGATCTTCGAGGGCGTGCCGAACTATCCCGATCCATCGCGCTTCTGGCAGGTGGTGGATAAGCACCGGGTCAATATTTTCTATACCGCCCCGACGGCGATCCGCGCGCTGATGCGCGAGGGCGAGGAATGGGTGACGTGCTGTGACCGCAGCAGCCTGCGGATTCTCGCCAGCGTCGGCGAGCCGATCAATCCCGAAGCCTGGCTGTGGTACTGGCGCGTGGTCGGCGGCGAACGCTGCCCGGTCATCGACACCTGGTGGCAGACCGAAACCGGCGGGCATCTGATCGCGCCCTTGCCCGGCGCGACCGCGCTCACGCCCGGCTCGGCGACATTGCCTTTGTTCGGCATCAAGCCGGTGATTGTCGATAACGAGGGCAATAAACTGACCGGCGCGTGCGAGGGCAATCTTTGCATCGCGGATAGCTGGCCGGGGCAGATGCGCACGCTGTTCGGCGATCATGAGCGTTTCAAGCAGGCCTATTTCAGCAGCTTCAAGGGTCTATATTTCACCGGCGACGGCTGCCGCCGCGACCATGACGGCTATTACTGGATCACCGGCCGTGTCGATGACGTCATCAATGTCGCGGGCCACCGGCTCGGCACCGCGGAGATCGAGAGCGCCTTCGTCGCGCACCCGAAAGTGGCCGAGGCCGCCGTCACCGGCTTCCCGCACGACATCAAGGGGCAGGGAATTTACGCCTATGTCACGCTGAAGAACGGCGTCGAGCCGGGCGACGATCTGAAGAAGGAGCTGACGGCCTGGGTGCGCAAACAGATTGGCCCCATCGCCACGCCCGATCATATCCAGTGGGCGCCGGGCCTGCCTAAGACCCGCAGCGGCAAGATCATGCGCCGCATCCTCCGCAAGATCGCGGCGAAGGAAACCGATAATCTCGGCGACATTTCCACCCTCGCCGATCCCGCCGTGGTGGCGGAGTTGATAAGGGGGCGGGAGTGA
- a CDS encoding DUF262 domain-containing protein, which yields MKTWSIKRTTFSVADFRGWAKDSSLHLSPSFQRRPVWKKQAKSYFIDTIIRDLPVPIIFLREKTDIQSMRTIREVVDGQQRLRSILSFIDPNSVPDYKPEQDSFFILKTHNEKLANISFKNLPEDIQHKILSYQFSVHVLPSDTSDKDVLEIFARMNSTGTTLNAQELRNAEFLGYFKKATFEASLNQLENWRKWKIFTEQSIARMEEVELTSELFILIIAGIKGKNKETIDDFYKKYEESFPKQKIVEERFQTTIDAIDDLFGKKLKDTNFSKRTLFYPLFAFFYDQLFGMNSSLEKKKPRSLSPSIRQKLLYANLMLSEKTAKAHILDAASRRTTHIGNRKTLFKFLSEENKQR from the coding sequence ATGAAAACTTGGAGTATCAAGAGGACAACTTTTTCTGTCGCGGACTTTCGTGGCTGGGCCAAAGATAGCTCCCTGCATTTAAGCCCCTCCTTTCAACGTCGTCCCGTATGGAAGAAACAAGCTAAATCCTATTTTATTGATACCATTATACGAGATTTGCCTGTTCCTATTATTTTCTTACGGGAGAAAACAGATATCCAGTCTATGAGAACCATTCGTGAGGTAGTTGATGGACAACAAAGGTTGAGAAGCATTCTGTCATTTATTGATCCAAACTCAGTGCCAGACTATAAGCCCGAACAAGACAGTTTCTTTATCTTGAAGACTCACAATGAGAAGCTTGCAAACATCAGCTTCAAAAATTTGCCCGAAGATATCCAACATAAAATACTGTCCTATCAATTCAGTGTTCATGTGTTGCCTTCAGATACATCGGATAAAGATGTACTAGAAATATTTGCAAGAATGAACTCCACGGGTACGACCCTAAACGCCCAAGAACTTCGCAATGCAGAATTTCTAGGATATTTTAAGAAAGCGACTTTTGAGGCCTCCCTTAATCAATTGGAAAACTGGAGAAAATGGAAAATCTTTACTGAACAGAGTATTGCTCGAATGGAGGAAGTGGAACTGACGAGCGAATTATTCATTCTGATTATTGCTGGTATTAAAGGAAAAAACAAAGAAACCATAGATGACTTTTATAAAAAATATGAAGAGTCCTTTCCAAAACAGAAAATTGTTGAGGAACGCTTTCAAACCACAATTGATGCAATAGACGATTTATTCGGAAAAAAGTTAAAAGATACAAATTTTTCAAAACGAACTTTATTTTATCCTCTGTTCGCATTCTTTTATGATCAACTTTTTGGAATGAACTCCTCCTTGGAAAAAAAGAAGCCCAGATCGCTATCACCTTCAATCAGGCAAAAACTTTTATATGCCAACCTTATGCTTTCTGAGAAAACGGCGAAGGCACATATTCTCGATGCAGCGAGCAGAAGAACCACTCATATAGGAAATAGAAAGACATTGTTCAAATTCTTAAGTGAAGAAAACAAGCAGCGTTAA
- the ybgF gene encoding tol-pal system protein YbgF, which translates to MRHRFLGLIFLALALLAVPHGAQAQDDDGGSTTIFETRVSALENQLRLLNGRLEQAEFQNKQLRTQLERLQGDANTRLNALERQPSAAASPVSNLPASPASNVTAVNAAPTPRAAVAPAQPAATASHDSDAAEAPQVPVTPVEGQLGNLYYNGKKVTGADHSARTPPLPAVPSDYGLTAREQYDRAFSLLRNAEYDEAETAFKNFIEKNPQDKLIDNAKYWLGETYYVRNQHEAAAVAFADAYQAAPKGSKAPDSLLKLGMALGALGKHDDACTTLGEVKNKFPSAPATVKSRTDQEMKKLQCGGR; encoded by the coding sequence ATGCGGCATAGATTTCTTGGTTTGATCTTTTTAGCGCTTGCGCTGCTGGCCGTGCCGCACGGCGCTCAAGCGCAAGACGACGATGGCGGCAGTACGACCATCTTTGAAACCAGGGTCAGCGCCCTCGAAAATCAGCTGAGGCTGCTCAACGGGCGCCTCGAGCAAGCCGAATTCCAGAACAAGCAGTTGCGCACTCAGCTTGAACGGCTGCAGGGCGACGCCAATACGCGTCTTAATGCGCTTGAGCGGCAGCCCAGCGCCGCTGCCTCTCCTGTTTCCAATTTGCCCGCTTCCCCCGCTTCCAATGTAACAGCCGTAAATGCCGCGCCGACGCCGCGCGCGGCAGTGGCTCCCGCTCAACCGGCCGCGACCGCAAGTCATGACAGCGACGCGGCGGAAGCGCCCCAGGTGCCGGTGACTCCGGTCGAAGGCCAGCTCGGCAATCTGTATTACAACGGCAAGAAGGTCACCGGCGCCGACCATTCCGCGCGGACGCCGCCCCTGCCCGCCGTGCCGTCCGATTACGGCCTCACGGCGCGCGAGCAATATGACCGCGCCTTCAGCCTTTTGCGCAACGCCGAGTATGACGAGGCCGAAACGGCGTTCAAGAATTTCATCGAGAAGAATCCGCAGGACAAGCTGATCGACAACGCCAAATACTGGCTCGGCGAAACCTATTATGTCCGCAACCAGCATGAAGCCGCCGCCGTCGCTTTCGCCGACGCCTATCAGGCCGCGCCCAAAGGCAGCAAAGCGCCGGACAGCCTGCTCAAGCTCGGCATGGCGCTCGGCGCGCTCGGCAAGCATGACGATGCCTGCACCACGCTCGGCGAAGTGAAGAACAAATTCCCAAGCGCGCCCGCTACCGTTAAAAGCCGCACCGACCAGGAAATGAAGAAACTTCAATGCGGCGGTCGTTAG
- the pal gene encoding peptidoglycan-associated lipoprotein Pal — MFKKFMCLMAAVVLVAACESGPGDGSMSGAGGAGAGAPGSQSDFVVNVGDRVFFGTDKSDLTAEATATLDRQAAWLKKYPAKSVTVEGHADERGTREYNLALGERRASSVKNYLVAAGVDASHVTTISYGKERPAVVGSNEAAWAQNRRGVTVVGE; from the coding sequence ATGTTCAAGAAATTCATGTGCCTCATGGCCGCCGTCGTTCTGGTCGCGGCTTGCGAATCCGGTCCCGGTGACGGCAGCATGTCCGGCGCTGGCGGTGCGGGCGCAGGCGCGCCCGGCTCGCAGTCCGACTTTGTCGTCAATGTCGGCGATCGCGTGTTCTTTGGCACCGACAAGTCCGATCTGACCGCCGAAGCCACCGCGACGCTCGATCGTCAGGCTGCTTGGCTCAAGAAGTACCCCGCCAAGAGCGTGACTGTCGAAGGCCATGCCGATGAGCGCGGCACGCGCGAATACAACTTGGCGCTCGGCGAACGCCGCGCGTCTTCCGTCAAGAACTATCTGGTTGCCGCCGGGGTTGACGCCTCGCACGTCACCACGATCAGCTACGGCAAAGAACGCCCGGCTGTGGTCGGCAGCAATGAAGCCGCCTGGGCGCAGAACCGCCGCGGCGTGACCGTCGTCGGCGAATAA
- a CDS encoding ferritin-like domain-containing protein encodes MMETAAGLTLDNNFSARSLKIGSEEHKRRFCRMLLDTFDPYKPSVIAWPKLDADALARLTSLPFWDIAVQTEGYASARVQALADTVADPLLKEAVQLNAFEEGRHKLVLEHMIRFYGIKLKPEPQYRASRDAEWAFIRTGYGECFDSFFAFGLFKLAKDSGYFPPELVEVFEPVVSEEGRHILFFVNWAAWTAANKPLLGGLWFRLRCFAALAVSAWNRLSLAGTAADGGKSGDNFVVSGGAAFTASLTPRGFLAACLAENNRRMAGYDAGLLRPKIMPVLTRMALFFIRK; translated from the coding sequence ATGATGGAAACCGCTGCCGGTCTGACTCTTGACAATAATTTTTCTGCCCGGTCGCTCAAAATAGGATCGGAAGAGCATAAGCGGCGCTTTTGCCGGATGCTGCTCGATACATTCGATCCTTATAAACCCAGTGTCATTGCGTGGCCGAAACTGGACGCGGACGCGCTCGCGCGCCTGACTTCGCTGCCCTTTTGGGATATCGCGGTGCAGACCGAAGGGTATGCCAGCGCGCGGGTCCAGGCGCTTGCCGATACCGTCGCCGATCCGCTGTTGAAGGAAGCGGTGCAGCTGAACGCCTTCGAGGAAGGGCGGCATAAGCTGGTCCTTGAGCATATGATCCGGTTTTACGGCATCAAGCTCAAGCCGGAACCGCAATATCGCGCGTCGCGCGACGCGGAATGGGCGTTCATCCGCACCGGCTACGGCGAATGTTTCGACAGCTTCTTCGCCTTCGGCCTGTTCAAGCTGGCCAAGGATTCCGGCTATTTCCCGCCCGAACTGGTCGAAGTGTTCGAGCCGGTGGTGAGCGAGGAAGGCCGCCATATCCTGTTCTTCGTCAATTGGGCGGCATGGACGGCGGCGAACAAGCCGCTGCTGGGCGGTCTGTGGTTCCGGCTGCGCTGCTTCGCGGCGCTGGCGGTCAGCGCTTGGAACCGGCTTTCGCTCGCCGGCACGGCGGCGGACGGCGGCAAAAGCGGGGATAATTTCGTGGTGTCCGGCGGCGCGGCCTTCACGGCTTCGCTGACCCCGCGCGGTTTCCTCGCCGCATGCCTTGCGGAAAATAACCGCAGGATGGCGGGATATGATGCAGGCTTGCTCAGGCCGAAGATCATGCCGGTTCTGACGAGGATGGCGCTATTTTTTATCAGAAAATAA